CTTACAATGGTTACAAAAGTAattacttattaaaaataaaaatacagttaggcatggcacatgcctttaatctcaggacttgcaagtgagttcaaggccagcctaatctgcacacagagttccaggacagccaggactcaggACTATGtagagactttgcctcaaaaaacaagacaaaaacaacaacaaaaaatccatagctttcttgtatatttaaaaaaaaaaaagcctccagAAATCTGCCATGAATTAGAAAAGCCTTGAGGAACCTGCCTTTGGTTTCTATGGTTTCCCAAATATTtgcttaatatatttaaatatatgttactgaggaaaaaaaagaacacacaggtaCCCAGCACGGTTGGTAAAGGGTTTATTAAGTGGCTGGGGAGGTCTTCCCACTCTGACAACTGAAAAGCGCTTTCCACACCTTACCCTCCCCAGTTTTTGCCACTCTGCCTCATGGCTGCAATCTCATACTGTAAACACCTTCCTTTCAGAGTTCAGTACAGGGGCATCTCTTCCCCTAGAAATAAAACTTTCAGTCTCAACTCAAAAGGGAACAGAGGCATATATCTCGGTTTCTGCAACATTTGGTACAAGTTTGCAACAAAAACCATATATAGCAGCATGCTGCCTACCGGAGAGGAGaaggggctagcctgggcaagCCTTGCGGGAATGCTTTAGCATCTGTGTTATCACTGCAGTTTTCACATATGGCAGGTGGAGCTGCACCACAGCGCAGGAGTCTCATTGCTCCAGTTCCAGACACTGGACTCTCCAGCACAGGAAATGTCTCTTGGAAGTTAGTAAATATACAAGTACAAAAAAAATTGCCTTAAGAAAATTTTCACAAATGACTAACcatctgaaatgttttttttaaatcacagcttttatatattataaagctcctcccacccccatggaGTCTTTGATGAAATAAACCTAGTCGCTATCATCTGATCCATGTTCTGAGCCTCGGTCTGAGGCCTCATTGTTTGAGCCCTCTGGTTCTGATTCATTTCCAGAGCCCTGGCCAGAACCCTCGTTGTCAGAGCCCTGCTCTGATTCATGGTCCGACTCTGCACTTGGAGACACCGGGCGAGAATCATTCTCATTCTCGGAACCTGCAGAGGGGCTCCTCCCAGACTGCACAGACTCATTGTCCGACTGCTCAGAGCCGGAGCGCCTTCTCTTTCTGGACGGCTGGTCACTGTCAGAGTCCTCATCCGACTCCTGTCTACCGGACCTCTGAGGGCTGCCCGCCTCGCTGCCAGACTTGTTCTGGTTGTCATCTGAGTCGCTCTCCGATGAGGCACGTCTGTTAGGCCTCTCGTCATCGTCAGAATCACTGTTGCTATTCCTGGGGTGTCTGGAGGAGAAAGGTGTGGGTGAGACTCTAGGACAGCCAACAGCACTTTCTGGTCTGGGTCATGCTTTTGAGCACCTGCGATACTTGTTTTGTGTCCTATTCTGTAATGTGGACCCTTCACTGTAAACTGAGATCAACAATGAGGGAGCACTCAGTGAGCACAGCGAACAGAAGGATGACTCATACCTACCATGTTAGGTTCTGTTTAACAGGCATCTTTCAATTTTAAACTCAAAAGGGCAAAGAGTGGAAAATTTTCAGTTGACATTATAACAAATCCTAGGCACAAAGGTAAAATGTGGACCCTCTGATGGTGGCTGAGACTCAGAAGTCTTAAGACTGACAGTAGGAAACTTCCTGTCCTAAAACACCCATGTCAACTGACACCTGAAGAGTAACCTCAGTGTTGTTCTGAGGTTTGCGGAGGCACCAGGACTTCACAAGGATGAGGTCATCAACAGGATGACAGGGCTAAGCAAGGGGCCTTCAGCTTATTAACGTTTCTTCCCAGGATCCATCACTGTTGCTGACATATGTCAGGGAAAGGGAGGCGGCAGCAGCCAGGGGTAATGGCCTCCGCTTCAATAGGTTAGAACCACACCTTAACCACAGAGAGGCTACCTCAGCTCCGCAGCTTTGGTTTCCATGATACATTCCTACAGAACTCAGCCTGGGAAggatccgggaaaagggaaagcagccCTACATACTAAAGAAAGGCACCTTGTGTCTAGGTCTGGAAGAAGGTACCATACAAGCATTACCTAGCACAGGCCATTAAGAACATGGAGATGTGACCAAGGGGACGATGACAGGAACATGAGCTGTGCTGACCCATTCAAAATCAGTACCACTTCATTCTATTGCTCAGACATATCATGGTGACTGGGACAAAGTTTAATTGATACAAATGGTACACATAATCTTGGCTGTGGCTATAGGCCGCAGCTCAGTCTCGCAGATGCGTTCTTTGAAGAACTGCATCTCTTCCCCTAGCCCTGCAGACTGCTACCAACAGCCTGAGGGGCACTGTGAGGACAAGGGCAAAGCAGCCCTTCAGCGAAAGCAATCCAGATTTGTATCAGGCAGTATCTTCAGAGCAAAAGAAAATGACACCTCCCCAGATGGTTCTGTTGGGCTAGGCAAGGGCTTCACCAGAGCCACAGCTATTGTGAGCAGCCCGGAATCTCCCTCCTACTGCACTTAAGAACCCCTTCTCTTACCAAAAACAGAGCTACCATCACCAATTCTAGGGTGCTGCTCACTAGAGCAGCAAATGGGAAAGTGAAGTAGACATGTTCAGCCCACTGCAGGGTGGTTTGGGTCTGAGGTATCCACATCACCTGCCAGTCTCTCAGGAGGAACATAAATGTTGGCTGACTGAAGAATGGTCACGGGAAGGCGTGTGGTACAGAAAGCTATGTTCCAGGAGTCTAGGGGTGGGCGGGCATGTGACCACCAGAGGCAAGCACAGTCAGGAGTCACTGCATCAAGGCTATGAGCTCAGGGTGGGTGAGCTAAGTCCACCAGGAAGGCAGAGGTGTGCCTCCAGCCCAGCAGAGGAAGAGTGGACACTAAATCCCTCATCTCCACAAGGCCAGGGCCAGGCCACTCCTAGTACCTGCTGGCCAGTCAGCGTTGGGCAGCAGAATGACACTCGCTTAGGGATGACTAGGACATCAGCTAAGCTTCTCAAGGGCATGTCTGTTGTGGTTTCTTCTAGTTATAAGACACAGAGTCTTATAACTAGGCATGGAGTacaagtctgaggcaggagggtcaccgAGAGTACAAGACCAGCCTGGAGCTGGTGAGAGGACGGCACACTGACCACTCCCAGCTATCTCGTCTCCAATTTTGTTTTCCCTCTAAGGACAAAGATGCACAAGATGTCTAGATGGCTGGCCAGCTGCCACTGTGGCTTCCCACAGTTAGAATATACCCTGGGATTCCTGCCTCCTATCAAACTGGGACTTACCAACCATCAGAATTTACCAAGGGGAGTTCTTACCCTTCATCAGCAATTTTCAGTTTATCCTCATCTGAAGAATCATCACTTGATGATATAATggctttggattttatttttcccttcatTGAAGGAGGCAGGCGTTCTGGCTTGGGCTAGAGAATGTCAAGCAGAACCCGTTAGTTGGGGATATCATATTGTTGACATCTTATTAGACTAGGTTTTATTATAGTAACAATCAACAGCCACCAATGAAAGCAAGCATTCGTGCTGGAAGAAGCTACAGAAGAGTGGACTGTGGCACTCTGCCaaacaggtaggcaggcaggcaggcagacacagacacacagacacagacagacagacagacagacagacagacagacacacacacacacacacacacacacacacggcaggaaGACAGCTCTAGAACTCACAGCCTTCTTCTTCTCTGCTCTTGGACGGCGCTTCTTTGGTTTGGGGCCATTTTCTGTTTCATCATCATCAGATCCTTCTTCTCCCTTTGGAGGTCTTGAATAGTGAACACCAAGAGGTTGTCAGGAGGTTTGTAGCTGCCAGGCCTAAGGCTACACTGCCATCACAGTGGTACCATTCTGTATGGATACTGACTCAGCTCTACTGTGCACTCAAGGGCACAGGGTCTACAGTCTTCGGGTCTGCAGGACAGTGGCCATCACCCCGTCACCTATCACCATCACGTGTGGCTCCTCCTTCATCTACACTGCCATCTGCATATGGAGCAGTGCCTGAGCGAGGAGCCAATGGTTTGGATCTCCCAATCTTTCCCTGTTTTCCCTCCTCTCAGCTGTTACAAAGATCCTCCCTGCAGCCACACAGTGACGGTCTGATGGCTCAGCAGGCTCGTTCTCAAGGACAGGAAGCACAGGAAGGATGAGTCTCAGAAAACAGCTGAAAGGAGAGTCCCAGGCAGGAAAGCGTGGGGCATCCTGGGTCTTAGGACAGACAGCACTGGGTGGTTAAAGAGAAGTTTCACAACCATTCATTCACATTCCAGAGAGGAATAGCTCACTGCCAGCCAGTACTGCACATGCACAGTCAACAAAGCTGCCACCCTGGCTGCTTACTTCACATCTGTGTCCACAATACgctacaagaaaagaaaactgggaatggtgGTGCTCATCAATGACCTtagtgctctggaggcagagacaagcagatctctgagagtttaagGTCAACCTGGGATACGCAGAAAATTCAAGGCTAGTATGGAATACATAAACCCTATTTCAAGAAACAAATGGACAACGGTGAATGTCAGTTGTTCCATGGAATAAGCTAGAGAGACATGCAAATCAAACGCTCGAGATTCTGAGACTAGCTAAAGCAGGGCGGCGGCAGTTTGGGAAGACGAAATGTTTATAACAAGGAAAGGTCTCTCGCCTTTAGACTCTCAAACAGTAATGAGGACActaccttctcctcctcttcttcttcctctctccaccttcctcttctTCACCTTCCTGCTCACTGCCactgcccttccttctcttcttcttcttggatATAGGGAGGTCGTCATCAGTGTCATCGTTGACGAACTCATCAAACTCGCCTCCTTTCTTGGCACGCTATGATCCAAGAAGACCACGATCAGTCACTTCCAGGCACTGAGAGCACAGCTCGGCGCAGGAGGCCAGAGCGCCCTTGTGGGCCTCTGACAAGTGAAGAGCTAGTGTTTACTAAGTCACGCGGGAGAGGGGCTTGGCTGGGTCCACACTTTCTACACTCGTCATGAGATGGCATCGACTTCCTGAGAAGTCAACACAAGGCAAGCACACCTTCAATTAAAAAGGCATCTACCCCACCTTAGCTCTGAGAAGGCTGGAAGGCGTTGGTTGTTAACCCCATGGCCATGTAGCTGACTGGGAGGTACGGTCTCTGCAGCTACCCAGCATCACCTACCAAACGTCATACCAGATCCTTCAGCTTGGGAGAAGACCAAGATTCAAAGTACAGTTCTTCCGAATGCTCATTTTAGACCCTTGAGTCAGACTCCCACGGGAGCAGGGACTACGGGCCTGGCTGAGGTCGGCGGCCACTGCCCACAGCAGACACTGCAATCTGGGTCGGACTATGCCTTCGTAGAGGATGTCAAGGCTAAGAAGTGAGGACAGAGCCAACTAAACTaagctctttgttttttttttagaaagccCCAAGgtgctaggtggtggtggcgcacgcacttaggaggcagaggcaggtggatttctgagttcaaggccagcctggactacagagtgagttccaggacagccagggctacacagagaaaccctgtctcaaaaaaaaaaaaaaaaaaaaaaaaccaacagaaaaaaccaacccaaatcaaaaaaaataaaaaataaaaaaaagaaagaaagccccaAGGCAGCCTCTGAGGTGGCTGCAGACTGCAGGCCGGATCTTACCcgccctccacctccacctcttttcttctcctttgtagCTTCAGTCTCGCCAGTGAACATGaggatatttttggttttttccacaTACTGGGCTCGCTGTTCCAAAAGTTTCTTTtgctcttccttttctctgagaCGTTTCTCTTCCTAGTGGAGGGAGGGGGTATATAGGAATTGATCAAAATGTTCTtataatgaacaaaaccatcgtgGAGTAGGCAGAGGACTAGCTCCTAACACACAGCGTGTACACGCCACTCCTCAGCTCTAGTGTACACGCACCTGCTCTTTGAGAAGCTTCTGCCGTAAgagctccttctcctgctcctgcttggCCCGCAACTCCCGTTCCTCCTCATCCTGCTTGCGTGCTCGGGCCACGTGGTACTGGGCCTGGCTCAATAAGTCGGAGCACTGCCTAATATTTCAGATGCAAAGACACatcacagttaagagcacctgtttTCCTTAAACTCGTTGTGCTAAGTTTCCCAACTCCGAATCCCTGTCTTGCTTCACTGACATAATGTGAGAAAAGCAGACAAGTATTTCTTAGCTGGGAGTGGTGGTCCAGGCCTGTACTTCTAGCATGAGAAGAGGATCCTGAGTTCTAGCCTAGCTTCACAGCAAGACCATGCCTCgcaaagacaacagaaagagGGCTTTCCAACAACCTAAGTATACTACATCAATTTCCTGAAAGTACGAAAAGGTGTTGTGGGTGAGGGACtctaaggagaaggaagaagtggccctGAGAAGCCAGGAACCACTTTGTTATGGTGCCATGCTCCTAATTTACACTGATGCTCCTACTCCCCCCAAAAGGCATTACCTCGCTTCAGAAGCAGCAAGAGCCAAATCAAATCTCATTTTATCTCCAACTTTACTCAAGTAACTGAAGTATCTAAATGGAAGGAGAAGATAAAAGATATTTCACTCAATCCTCATATTAAGGCCCTGTTTAATAAGAAAGGCAAAATATAGTTAATAATGTCAGTAAACTAAAAAATAACCATGACAACAGGTAGTAAACATTAAATTTACTAACTAACCGTGTCAGCATGGTGGGTGGGGTAGAAGTCATGAGCACTTACACGTCATGAGATGAGGCAAGAAACATTAACAGAGATGAACATAAGCACAGTGGATCACCAGAGATGGGAGCTGTCATCTTACCACACTGAACTGCTAAGTCCTATAAGGTTAAACACAGCTGAACTGAGCTGAACAAATCTGTTGAACAGTAAGTGATAAGATCTTTAATCCTAGCTTGATGAAAATCAACATCCCATAAAGACACACTGGAACAGAACACGAAACCGACACAGTGGAGACAAAACAGCTCACAAGAGTGAACCACTGGCTCAGACTGCTGAgcccacagccagccagccagccagccagccagcccgcCTGCAGGATCAGGCTCCGAGAGCCCAGGACTCTGCCTGGAGTATGGCGCCACCACATGGCAACTGTGTGCTTTGACCTTACACTAAACTGCTGGACCTCTAATGCTTTCTTTCCCCTGAggattattagtattattatttttttgaggtaagtaaaaaaatttttttttaatcttctgagACAGTTTTAAGGAAACAAGCCATTGTAAAGCCCTTTTCTTCAAAGTTCATACCTGTGTGCAAGTTCCAGCTCCTTCACAGCATTAAGGACTTCCTTCAGATTACTTTTCTCATCTTTCAGGACAGAGGTAGCTAATCTTTGCAAGACCAAGGCCACATTAAACATCAGAACAGTGTCACTGGGTGCCACGTGTCTGGCCTGTAAACAGAAAGCAATGCACGTAGCTTATGACTGAATGCCACCAAAGGCTTTTAACAGGTAAACGCCAGGTAAACGCCAGGCAGCCGCTGAGGAGTGGTGGGCGGACGAAGTCCTGTTACCTTCAGTAGCGTCTGCTTGCACTCCTGCAACTTGCCACACTTGAAGAGGGCACGGGCCAGGTAGAGCACAACTTCAGTGTTTTGGTGCTTATAGAACTTTCGGAGGCAGTTCTCATACTACAAAAAGGAAATGCTAGTTAGAAACACAGCAGAGCTGGGAAGTGGTGGGCTTCCCTTAATCCCAGCCTGCTCTCCAGaccgagttctaggacagccagaggagttacacagagaaactctgtctcaaaaataaacaacacaacATAGCAGGGAGATATTCTCATGCTGTGTCAGGATCTCAAACAAATTTTAAAGCTCTGAAAAGACACTCCATTCTCGCTAATTCCAGAGACTAATCTGGAGTTGACTTCTGACATTAGTGAGTTTAcatatttacaatataaaaatctGATCACAGAAAAACTAggctaaaatattttttcacttgGAATTTGGCCCAGTGCTGACTGGAAGGTAAAGAGAGTTaggtctgccagcctgcctggctgCCTCAACCTTAGCTTGGAAAGCCCTTTCTCCTATCTTTAGGACACTATCCAGAATCAATTCACCATGGCCACCATGACAAGTCACACTCTTGGATCCTAAGGGTGACACACTCTTAACATGTTCCCCTGGGTTCTGTGGAGACTATTGTCAATGAACATACAAGTCTCACACTTTAGCTAATGTGTTAGTCAGACTAACTGATCTGAGGTAATTTTACTctagtgtgtgtgatgtgtatcttacgtgtgtgtgtgaagggagaGGTGGATACAGGGGCCAGAAGATGATGTCAGGTTTCTTGGTGTCTTGATCTGTCCTTTGCTGTCTTATCCCATGGACAGGATTTCTCAGCCAGAGCTTGCCACCCCTCTACCCTCACCCTTTTAGCTATCCCAGTGAAACTCCTGTCTCCATTGACAGTACTgagaaaatacatacatttttcatGGGTACTAGGAATCTGAACTTAGTTCTCATGACTATGCAGCAAGCACTTCTACAcagagtcatctccctagcccccccagagttaatttttatacaaaCATTTTTTGACAAGCATATACACATCCTGTTAAAGGTAACTGACAAGGTGGTTTCCTGGACTAGCTCTCATGGCTAATTTGCATTTCTCGAAGGCAGTGCATCTGTTCTGCAGATTGGGATGGCTCATCTACAAGAACACAACCTCTGGGTTGTGCACTCAACCTGAGTTCTGTAAATCCCTCTGATCACTTTAGCTCCCGAAGCCTGGACTAACTACTCTTACCTCTTTGTTCAGAAGCCTCTTTTTTTCTGACCATACTCTACCCACAGACACTAAGAGCTTTGTTATTTTAGTGTCCTGAAAACAGTGAGTTTCCTTACACTAAAGCACTCAGCAAAAATGAGAAACTAACAAAATCTATAGGTACAAGCCTTGTTTCCATTTTTGTCTCCCCAcctcattttgtatttcttttgtctTAAAAGATAAACAGTGGGACAGGATAGATAGCTCAGTGATGAAGAATACTTCCTGCTCTTAAAGGCCTTAagcttggctcccagcacccgtggtcaggtgactcacaactgcctgaactctagctccaggagagTCAAGCCTTCTTTGGCCTCCTGAGGCAGCCTAATCCACAAGGCATGCTttcacacaacacagacacacatgtaaggAAACATACAACTTTAAGATATGCATTTAAAGTAAGGGCTGCCATGTGACTGcaatcccagctacttgggaggcggATGTGGGAGGACATGATAACacagggcaacacagagagacGCAACATGTACAACTTCATCACCTAACATTACTGACACATGTTTCACTTCAGACACTAAACCTTCCATTTAGTGGATACTTGTCCTACAGGTTAGTGTCCAGTTCTTTTCATACTGGATCCTCTCAAAATTCTGTGAGATTAAGAGACCTCCACTCTTTATAGACAGCGAAATAAGTCAGAGGATCTCTGCATGTGGCATGAATTTGTGGAACTGGGACTCATATCTACCTGGCCTTTTCATTACAGAGATGACATGAAAGTCTATTATGGGAGCAATGGCTCCACACGACATGCAAATATCTGGAGAAGCAAAGATGTTACCATCTGAACGGCACTGATATACTGCTTCTGCTCCACGTAGATGTGTGCTAGGTTCAGCCACACATCACTGATATCTGCTGTTGCTTCTCTCACTTGGGCGAATACATCTCGAGCTTCACGGAAGTATCCTTTGTGGGCCAAGACAGCTCCTAAAGTTATACAAAGGCTGACAGTAAGAAAGGTCTGACTGTTGCTCTAACAACCGAAAGTCCAATGCTAAACGTGGCACTGTACAGGAAACCACATCCACTAACATCCCCAAAAGTCTTAACTTCACTAACTGTTAGGGACCCAAGGCTTCTAGTCACCTATGCCATTGGCAGCATACAGGTTCTTGGCATCATTTCTGAGGACTTGTTTGTAGATGGCCAGGGCACGGTCTTGATGGCGCTTTTCCTATAGGAAAGAAGAATTACTGAAAAATTCAGCAAGGATACGGACACCGATCTTGCTGAAGGAGACAGGAGATTACCTTTTCTCGGTCTCGGGTTGGCTGATGCAAAGTCTGGAGCCACACATTGCCAAGGGCCAGCATAGAGTAGGTGTCACTCTGTGTGGCTGGCTGTTTCAGTATCCTCTCAAACTTCTTCTGACCTGGGCCCCATTCTTGTTTGGCCAGATGGAGGTTACCAATCAAAGACCAGGCATCCGGATGATCCTATGTGCATATGAAGAAGTAAATTTTGCACTCTGGGATCTGAGAAAATCAGTCCTCTTCCCCAAAATGGCTAatagctgaagaggtttacagctcCAACACTATGGTGGTTTTCAGACCGAGAGCTGAGACCTGCTAGTGAGCTGCAATCAATGCGGTGTCTGTGTCAGCATACACAGTGCAAAAGAAGGGAACGGACTAATAGCGGTGTACTGCCCACCAGAAGAGTAACTAACGACTTGTGAACCCATCTTTCCATGTGCAGTCTTCTCTCTGTGAGCCACAATCAGAAGCTCAGATGACCTACAGATGCTAAGACACTGACTCTGGAAGCTGTTCTCGGCAGGCTACAGAGCTGGGTATAGGGGATGGGAGGCAAACAAGGAAGAggaaaatagaaaggaaacagttttatatatttaaaacaattctGATTATGAGAATGACTAGTCAAACAAACTATTATACTCTTTAAAGTCTCTAACAAGTGAGCTAAAGATAAAACAAGGCACTAAACTCAGAGGTGCCACGGTTACGGGAGACATCACAGCCATtaaaccgacagactgattttgaaaggaaaaaggagatttCCAAAACTAAGTCAGTAACACTAACCTGATTGATCTGAAGGGCTTCCTTAAACCAATCTGAAGCTTCATAGAAGTTTCCTTTATCTCTGGCCATGGCTCCTAGGCGCAGATAGCCTGAAAGTGCACATTGAATTCATCTTCACAATCTCACGTCTAAAGGGTCCTAACGGTTAAGTCTGACATTTGGACCAGCTGTGTTTTGTTAATACTTTCATATAGAAGAGAAAAGCCTCACACATAGAGACGCATCACTCTAGCTAGGAAAAAGAGAAACTGAATCactaggtcttttttttttcctttttctgttttgagactgggt
This portion of the Apodemus sylvaticus chromosome 1, mApoSyl1.1, whole genome shotgun sequence genome encodes:
- the Ctr9 gene encoding RNA polymerase-associated protein CTR9 homolog, whose product is MSRGSIEIPLRDTDEVIELDFDQLPEGDEVISILKQEHTQLHIWIALALEYYKQGKTEEFVKLLEAARIDGNLDYRDHEKDQMTCLDTLAAYYVQQARKEKNKDNKKDLITQATLLYTMADKIIMYDQNHLLGRACFCLLEGDKMDQADAQFHFVLNQSPNNIPALLGKACISFNKKDYRGALAYYKKALRTNPGCPAEVRLGMGHCFVKLNKLEKARLAFSRALELNSKCVGALVGLAVLELNNKEADSIKNGVQLLSRAYTIDPSNPMVLNHLANHFFFKKDYSKVQHLALHAFHNTEVEAMQAESCYQLARSFHVQEDYDQAFQYYYQATQFASSSFVLPFFGLGQMYIYRGDKENASQCFEKVLKAYPNNYETMKILGSLYAASEDQEKRDIAKGHLKKVTEQYPDDVEAWIELAQILEQTDIQGALSAYGTATRILQEKVQADVPPEILNNVGALHFRLGNLGEAKKYFLASLDRAKAEAEHDEHYYNAISVTTSYNLARLYEAMCEFHEAEKLYKNILREHPNYVDCYLRLGAMARDKGNFYEASDWFKEALQINQDHPDAWSLIGNLHLAKQEWGPGQKKFERILKQPATQSDTYSMLALGNVWLQTLHQPTRDREKEKRHQDRALAIYKQVLRNDAKNLYAANGIGAVLAHKGYFREARDVFAQVREATADISDVWLNLAHIYVEQKQYISAVQMYENCLRKFYKHQNTEVVLYLARALFKCGKLQECKQTLLKARHVAPSDTVLMFNVALVLQRLATSVLKDEKSNLKEVLNAVKELELAHRYFSYLSKVGDKMRFDLALAASEARQCSDLLSQAQYHVARARKQDEEERELRAKQEQEKELLRQKLLKEQEEKRLREKEEQKKLLEQRAQYVEKTKNILMFTGETEATKEKKRGGGGGRRAKKGGEFDEFVNDDTDDDLPISKKKKRRKGSGSEQEGEEEEGGERKKKRRRRPPKGEEGSDDDETENGPKPKKRRPRAEKKKAPKPERLPPSMKGKIKSKAIISSSDDSSDEDKLKIADEGHPRNSNSDSDDDERPNRRASSESDSDDNQNKSGSEAGSPQRSGRQESDEDSDSDQPSRKRRRSGSEQSDNESVQSGRSPSAGSENENDSRPVSPSAESDHESEQGSDNEGSGQGSGNESEPEGSNNEASDRGSEHGSDDSD